In Rhizoctonia solani chromosome 6, complete sequence, the sequence TAAGTTAGGTGTATGCATACCTTCATTTACTGATGGACATACGCAATAGTTCAAGAACGTTGGACGACAATTCATTGTAACCGTAAGTGATTAATGTCCTAGGCGCAACCTTAATCTACAGATTATCTCATGAGAACTCAGGGCTACGGAGCTGCACAAGGCGTGACGATATCCGATAATGTATTCGATGGAAGCGGGTATGTCAATCTGCCTTATGAGGCATCGATGATCATCTGACCAGCGTTTTACAGCACCTATTCGTGAGTAATCATATCGACTACTTAGATGATTACATCTGAGAGACACTCAACGATTGCTCTCTGTAGTACTCGCTGCGATGGTTTGTCCTTCGATTTCTATACCCGTACTCTTACTTATCCGTTTCCTCAGGACACCACTACTGGACGCTCTACTTCACTGGTTCTCAGGATACCATCACCTTTGCTCGTAACTAGTACGTATTCCTTCTACTCCGGGACCGAGTGATTACTAACAGTCTCACAGTCTTTATCAGACTGCGTAAGTTCTATGTTGTCGACCCTATAGTTGGGCATTAATAGTTCTTCAGTGGTCGTGGTCCCAGGATTGGCGGTACTTCCCCATACTCCCGTAAGATTAATTCATTTCTTACGTCAAAAGTGTCCTAGCTAACTCAAGATGCAGAGGTCGTACATATGTACAACAAGTATGTCTCACCTGAAATGCCCTAGGAATAGAGCTGATGATCGACATGTAGCTACTTTGTCGACATTACCGATCATGCGCTCGATGCTGACACCGGGTCGCATGTCCTGCTCGAGGGTAACTACTTCAACCGCGTTCTTCAGCCCTCACTGTCTGGTCGTTCTGGTATCGTGTTTGGCCCAACGTCGAGCGCTATGAATGCCCAGTGCAAGGCTACGCTGGGGCGAGACTGCGCATCCAACACACTGTAGGTCGATCAACCTACTACATTGACAATGAGTAGCTGACAGATTCCGGTAGTCTTGGATCTGGACAACTCGCGGGTGCGGCCAACGGCAATGCTATTGGCTACTTCAACAACGTGGGTTTAAATGTGCTTATTCCTGATGTGGATCTAACGTTGTGGTTTGTCTATAGAATGCAGTCAAAGGTGCCAGTGTTATGGATCCTTCAAAGGTTGGAGCGTATGTCCAGAACAACGCAGGAACTGGAAAGATAAACTAGGAGCTGAACAATTAGTCTTCATTTCTCTCGTTGAGGATCATCTTATCATTTCAAATATAATTCTGTGTTtgctccccccccccatcgGCATTGCTTGGGTGAATCGCTTCATAAATTCAAAGCAAAGTATGTATAAATGTGTCCATGCCGCTCATGCCAAACACAAGCAGGTAGAGTATTTCCCTGTTTACAATTCCGCATTATTTTCTTGGTATTAATGAGATTGGCTTATACTGTGGAGAAAGGGACATACTGATTAACACTCCAAAGCGGCCAAGTCCTTCAATCTGAACAAATTATGAGTAATACTATCAATAAGAGCTGGTCAGTGGAGAATTCAAGGACTGCCGGCAAAGCAGATCTATAAAGGCGTCCAATGAGAGCCCTGAATAGCCACAACGCTAACTTGTTGGTTATAAGATCTCTGACGACCCAGCATTTAGCACCCAAACATCTAACCTTTGATACCGGAAAAACAGCTCAGTAGGTTCGGCTATCAGAGTTTCTCGCTATGTTAAAGAGTGAGCCAGTACCTAGCCATGAGTCTAATAATAGTATCTCCGATCCCTTAAATGGACTAGCTTTTACACAACTTTGTAGAGACCGGTATATCGCCGGTCAAAGGGGAATCACCTCACAGGACCTCCGATTTCTCAACTATAGGCAAGTCCGAGAGAAAACGTGCTACAGACAGAGAATTAGTCTTCACTAACGAAATTTGCTTCTAAATGAAGTATTTCAAGTTCTAAATTCCAGCCATTTGAAGCCAGATAATAGTTGACCAATGACACCGACTCTATTCTGATGAATTCCATTGAGCACAACTAAATGATATATATCGTGAACTTGAGCGCCTCGAATAAGTCGTATGAGATCAGTTGAGCCACATTGTTCGCGGGCGTGTATGCCACCCTGATCCTGTCTTGGTGGGAGTAAAGATAAAAATAGCAGCCAAGTGAGGCGCCACGGGAGTTAAGCGCCGGGATCAGGAAGCCCTGGCATAATCGGTGCCGTTTTGATCCTGACCACGGTTGCTCATAACGTCAATACATGATCGCTCATTTTTCTCATTGCCGGAATACAAGCATCATTCAAATATCCAGAAACCTCGAAAATAGAGGGGACAATGGGGTTTGAAGGTATAAACGCCTTGTCAAATACTCCGGTAATTTGATTAAAACGGTCCCATGAGGTAGTAGATCGTAAATCCAAGTTTTCATCATGGTTGCCTATCTAAGGACACTAAATACGAAATACATGGTGCGTCAACTGGCTCCTGAATCTGCCCATGATCTCATTCGAGCACTCACAACAACTAGCTCGCCTTCCAGCGCCGATTCTTTGACCAATGATGTGTACTGACTCGCCGGTCGTCGTCGTGGGCCATCAAGCATCAATGATGTTCGTGAAACAAGAACGCTGAGTTTTGCGAGTGTGGCAAGCCCGGTTGCGGGATATTTCTGCCGACTGTGGCCCTGGTCGTGAGACTACACGGGAAAAGGTGCGAGGCGGGCGCCCCGAGACTATTTCTAGTTTATTACCGCCCACCTCGGTACTCGCGCTATTGGCTCATTGCCAACTAAGGAAAAGTACGACTGGACAGCTTGGAGGACAAATCCGTATAAAGGCGCGCAAGATGCTCGACGGATCCAGCACCTCTCATTCAATCCGAGCATCCAAGTACACTTAAACACCTTCCATCGTACGGAACCTTGAATATGCAGCTTCGAAGCATCCCTGTCATTTTGGGAGTGCTTCTGCCGGCGGCTCAGGCTGCACTTCGTCAACACACTTTGATGGTAAGTCAATTGTCTGTCACCAAGAACATGCGTGACAGTCGCTGGTTTTAGGTTACCAATGGCACGAGCAATGCCGATGGAGTTACTCGCTCTTCGTGGCTGATTAACGGCCAGACCCCTGGTCCTCATTTTGTCTGGGACGAAGGCGATGACGTCTCCGTCACTGTCATCAACAAAGGCAGCGAACCCATCACCGTTCACTGGCATGGGTGCGTAATTAGTTCCCACTTTTTTTGCATAAATTTATTGATTCTCCTGGCTAGAATCGAGCAACATGGCACTCCCTGGTCCGATGGTGTACCTGGCCTGGCCCAGTATCCAATTAGACCTGGTGAAAATTTTGTATACAACTTTACGTTATATCAGTCCGGATTCTACTGTGAGCCTCACCGTCCTTCTGCATAATCCTAGTGACTTACAGTGTTTCAAGGGTACCATTCCCACTATGTAAGCATTCAATACATGAAATTGGAAATTGACTGACTTGTCTACAGAAAATGCAACTCGACGATGGCCTTAAAGGGACGATATACATCCGTCCAGATCCCAAGAAACCAAAACCATTCAACCAGATCTCCAATGATACCACCGTTCTGAACCAACTGAAGAATGCCGAAATTAATCCACTGATGCTTAATGTGTAAGCCTCATTCGGCGTTATATTTTCGGTTATTGAAACGCCTGTCGTCTAGCTACGACTATAAACACTACACATCGGAGTATTGGATGTCCGAATGGGAACGCACCGATGTCGAGCAACTTTGCATTGACAACATCATTGGTATGTGTGACTTCTCCAGTACGCGGTCGGTAATCTCTGACTTCTCTGTGGCAGTCAACGGAAAAGGTCAGGTTCAATGCCCGGACATGACAGAGATCAATAGCCTCGCAGCGTCATACCAAAAGCCATTGACCAAGAAAGGGTATGTGATTTACAACTGTGAGGTGTGCTTGCTGTTTGCTGACTTTGTTTACAGCTGTGTATGTTCCAATCTTTCACGATATACTGGCAAGCTCTAACACAAAAATCCCAGATGTACCCCAACAACACCTTGATGTTCCCTTACTTGGACTCTAAGGTTGGTAATATGCTTAATCAAATCCTCATCATTACTCACTCACAACCCTTTAGCCCTCGACGGTTGATCCAAAAATGTGGTACGATTGCTCGAGCACAAAGACACCTTTCGAAGTCTTCACCGCTAAGCAAGCTGACGGTTGGGTTTCATTTATTCTGTTGGTATGCGCCATTGTTCTTCATACGCGAGCTTACTACTGACAGAGATGGTATTTCAGAATAGCGGTGCACTATGGGATCTCCGAGTCTCTATTGACTCGCACAAAATGTACTTTTGTAAGCCAACTTGACTTTCACAACGACACCTGTGCTGAGATTTGGATATAAAGTCGCTGCGGATGGGCACTACACTCAGGTTCAAGTTGCAACATCCGTTCTAATCCCCATAGGCGAACGTTACCAGTTTTTCGTCAAACTTGATCAGACGCCTGGAGACTACATCATCCGAACCGCTGCTGTGGTTATGCCCCAGTTAATCAACGGATACGCTATTCTTTCGTATACTAGTACTGGTGCCACCGGTGCCGGACTGGTTAGCACAACTGCTCTTCCAGCCGCTAAAACTCCTGTGAGCAATCTGGCGATTTGTACAGGATGCTTACTAACTAATTGGTCCAGTACATTGACTATGCTGGTGGCATCATCAATGGCGGTGTTGATCTCGTTACTGCTAATCTGGCACCTTATCCCCCCACCCCTCCTCCCCAGGGCAAGGCTGACCTCACATTGTCTTTGAACGTAACCCGGACTGGCGAGTTCGGATGGGTTCTCAATGGTATGTCCGCTAGTCCCCAATGTTCAGCGGCGCCTAACTCTGCCATAGGTAACACCTGGCAGCAACCGGCAGATGACTTTACACCTCTCTTGTTCCAGCCAAGCGAGGTTGCATCTTTGGACCCAAAAGTATACTTCTCATACAAGAATGGCACTCTGGTTGACCTCATCTTCACCGTCACGGCTGGAAACCCTGCCGCTCATCCTCCTCACCCTATGCATAAGCACGGCGTTAAGGCTTGGCTTTTGGGCACTGGCACTGGTGCCTTTCCTTATACTACAATTCAAGACGCTGTCGATGCCGGGTATAGCGGTATCAATATCAAGAACCCGCCTCTGCGTGACGATTTTCCAACGGTGAGTGCACACAGCACTATTTTTAACATTGGATCGCTTAATAAAGAATGCTTAGCCCGGAGATATTACTGGCAAAGCATGGATGGCTGTCCGCTTCCGCGCCGTCGACCCAGGCCCGGTCATTCTTCACTGCCACATTGATCCTCACCTTGCAACTGGAATGGTTGTTGGTAGGTTGACACTCCTTTTTTCAACTGCAAATACTCATAATTACTCTTCTAGTCCTCCTTGAAGGAGCCGAGAAGATCACTAGTGGATACGTTCCAAGCTACTACTTGACCAAGAACAAGCCGTGAATGCGTCACGGTGACCATCCATAACCATAGTTCGTTTTGGTGTTCCATCATGTTGTTTTATATCTATAATGGTTTCCGAATTCAATACATATCTTCGCTTTTGAATTGTACATAGAGCTGAAATTGGTTATGCAAGTTTATATTTCCTCAAATACGTAGTTCATGGGCGTTGTTGGCGAATAAAATCTCTGAGATTTGGTGTTATGGTATGGTATGAGGCGCAACGTTTGCTAGAAAAGTAAAAGCAAAAGATATCCTTGGCCTCTCTTTTCCATTAAAAATACACAAGAATTTGTTAGTTGAGTTTTCAGGTGCAAACTCTTACAATGCAAACATTGTGGTATGGGAATTTGATCTCCCATGGTCCCACGAAATCGAGCTAGACCTTTCAGTTAGAGGGATATGCCATAAACAATGAGTTATCATGAATCTCAGTCTTGAAACGCAAATTTATCGGAGCAACTCCCTTTCTTGCATCAGCTCAAGACTCCGCTCGATTCGAATTATAGGAAGAATCGCTCGAAAACAACCATGTTTGGCGCCTTCAGGATTAGGATAGAACTTGTAAAGGTTCCATATAATTATTTAGCAACTCTCCATATTCTGTATTCCTATCGAATCAGGTAGCACGACTTAGTGCCTGTGCGGCGATTGCTCACAACGATTGAAGGAACTGCTAGGCGCATTGTAAATAGATCCCTTCGAACATTGACAAAGACTTTCCATCCCTGCACTCGATCTGTGTGGTTGTGTAGAAAGACGTAGAATGTACTGGAATGTCCTGCAATCGAGTCAAGAGGGTGACTCACTTGATGTATGCACAGTACGCGCAGTACGCGCAAGTCATGCCTGTATAGTATAAAAGGGCCTTTTTCAAGCCCCGAATACTCATCTCATCCCACTTTTGTATCTACTCAGTCATTACTTGATCTACTACTTATATACATAAATTGAATTCGTATTTCTACAAGTTGCGTCTGAATCAGTTAGatcaatgcatatatcctaTGTATAGGGAATCCCAAGTTGTAATTCTCAGAGCCCAGTTGGGTTAAGTTGATATCCTGTCGGATGGCCGCAGCGAAAGACTAAAGTATAGAGAACAAAATGACCGAggaaataaaataaaataaagtCAATAAAATTAATACGAAGACAAAACACATCTCAACCTATTTCGGATTGAAATGCAAAAATGTTGCCGAGAGCCAAGGTTCGACTAGCCGATGGGCAAGTTGTCAGTTTCTATAGTACTCTTTGGCACTTGTCATGTGGATTATATTAGATGCCTTGGTTCCAAGTACCAGCCAAGGTTCGGTGGCGAGAGTCTGATCAAACCCAACAATTCAAAATTATCCCCTAATGGTTGGCTCATTGGCAATTAAGCCTTGGTGCATGGTGCCCAAGTGTTCTCGACAGATCGGGACCAAACTCTACGAAAGGACGAAATATAGCCTCCGCGTCTTGTATATATGACAGTTGAGAAATACGAATCTGACCAAAATGAATTCTGACGAGGTATCTATACTCCGGGGCGATCCCGGCTCTCGAGGTCGAGCAATGGTTAAGCTTTGACTGGCTGAATGTCTCCAAATGTCGAAGCTCGACAGTCAACGGTTTCAAATTTCTCTCAAGTTTCCAGTTATACAAGAGTCACAGAATCGGCAGGCTTCCCGACATTCGACAGAATCCCACGAACCATGCCAAATGAACGTCTCTCAAGTCCGTGCATTTGAACTTGATACAGTTCTCCAAATAGTAGTTTCTGCAAACTGAGCGACACCTTCGCATCTAAACAGACTCCATTATACGAAAAGAGAACCATCACCCACAGTACAGTACCTTTGCGCCTCAAACCTGCCCCCCGAGCCGCCCAAAAAAGAACGAAAACAATAACAAATACCCGTAATATTCC encodes:
- a CDS encoding pectate lyase, which codes for MSLLLKSILAALVASQGAFAIGTPFGYAAGTTGGGNAAAAVPSSTAQLVSWLGDNTPRVILLDKTYDFTDLEGSETGKVCKPWTCSPGAQVAIDVNGWCGREQKNAKTDTATWKKAGLTAIKVGSNKTLLGKGTAGWIKGKGLRIAGSSNIIIQNVRFSDINAAFVWGGDALTIDGGKQIWIDHNYFKNVGRQFIVTGYGAAQGVTISDNVFDGSGTYSTRCDGHHYWTLYFTGSQDTITFARNYLYQTAGRGPRIGGTSPYSQVVHMYNNYFVDITDHALDADTGSHVLLEGNYFNRVLQPSLSGRSGIVFGPTSSAMNAQCKATLGRDCASNTLLGSGQLAGAANGNAIGYFNNNAVKGASVMDPSKVGAYVQNNAGTGKIN
- a CDS encoding Multicopper oxidase gives rise to the protein MQLRSIPVILGVLLPAAQAALRQHTLMVTNGTSNADGVTRSSWLINGQTPGPHFVWDEGDDVSVTVINKGSEPITVHWHGIEQHGTPWSDGVPGLAQYPIRPGENFVYNFTLYQSGFYWYHSHYKMQLDDGLKGTIYIRPDPKKPKPFNQISNDTTVLNQLKNAEINPLMLNVYDYKHYTSEYWMSEWERTDVEQLCIDNIIVNGKGQVQCPDMTEINSLAASYQKPLTKKGCMYPNNTLMFPYLDSKPSTVDPKMWYDCSSTKTPFEVFTAKQADGWVSFILLNSGALWDLRVSIDSHKMYFFAADGHYTQVQVATSVLIPIGERYQFFVKLDQTPGDYIIRTAAVVMPQLINGYAILSYTSTGATGAGLVSTTALPAAKTPYIDYAGGIINGGVDLVTANLAPYPPTPPPQGKADLTLSLNVTRTGEFGWVLNGNTWQQPADDFTPLLFQPSEVASLDPKVYFSYKNGTLVDLIFTVTAGNPAAHPPHPMHKHGVKAWLLGTGTGAFPYTTIQDAVDAGYSGINIKNPPLRDDFPTPGDITGKAWMAVRFRAVDPGPVILHCHIDPHLATGMVVVLLEGAEKITSGYVPSYYLTKNKP